From the genome of Thermodesulfovibrionales bacterium:
ATCAAATAAAGGGATTTCATTAATTCTTCTTTCATTGCATCAAAGGATGTGTTGTAAAAATATATATAAGCAGGCAGAGATACAAGCATTACAAAAAGGCCCAGACCTATATAAAATGGATAGGCTACAAAAAATACATTCATCTGTGGAACAGCCCTTGAGATAAATCCCATAACAATATTCACAGCAAACATAACGACAACAACTCCAGATGCCATCTTAAGAGCTGTAGTAATAATTGTGCCTCCATAGGGGATGAGTTCCTTCACAATATCTCCTGAATAAAGTCTTCCGGGCGGAACGATCTCATAACTTTTTACAAATATATAAATGATGTCTCTGTAAATACCGGAGGTAAAAAATATAAAAAGGGATAGAATCCAGAAGAGCCTTGATATCTCTGTGGAATGTCCGGCCTCTGGATCGAAAATTGTTGCCATTGAAAGACCTACTGTATTGCTTATTACCTGCCCGGCAATTTCAGCTACCAAGAATACCGTCCTTGCGATTATTCCCAGAACCATACCTGCCAAAAACTCTGAGATCATGAGTAAAGGTATATCGCCCTGAGATATCTTTATATCCATTACAGGAGTCAGCAGAAATGAAAAGCTAATAATAAAAGCTATCCTGAAGGTAGCCGGTACATTTCTGCTTCCAAAGACAGGAAGCAGGGTCATCGCGATACCTGCTCTCACAAATATCAACAAAAAATCAATTATCTCCTCAGTCCTTATCTCCATCTACTTCACCATAAGAGGGATCTTATCCATTAGACTTACAGTAAAAGAAATAAGTATCCTAGCCATCCAGGGTATCAATAAAAAAATACAGATAAATACAGCAACTATCTTCGGCACAAAGACAAGTGTAAATTCCTGTATCTGAGTGACTGCCTGGAAGAGACTCACAAGAAGACCCACTATAAGACTCACCATAAGTACCGGACCTGATACCATGAGAAGAGTCTTCAGAACCTCACCTGCTATGTCCCTTACAAGCTCCACGGTCATTGAAAACTCCTTACAAGTGAACCCGCAATAAGATTCCATCCATCAACCATAACAAAGAGCAAAAGCTTAAAGGGCATAGATACAAGCACTGGCGGAAGCATCATCATACCCATGGAAAGAAGAATACTGCTCACAACCATATCTATAACAAGAAAGGGCAGATAAATGAGAAACCCTATCTTGAAGGCAGTGCTGAGCTCACTTATAACAAATGCAGGAACAACTATCCTTAGGGACAATTCCTCAGGCCTTGAGGGAATCTCCTGTTTTGATAGCTTCACAAAGAGGGCAAGGTCTTTCTCTCTGGTCTGCCTTAGCATAAAGGCCTTTATGTCTGGTTCTGCCTTTTTTAAGGCCTGGTCAATTGATATTTCCTTTTTAATATAGGGCATTAAGGCATTTCTGGTGACGCTATCCAGGGTTGGACCCATTATGTAAAAAGTAAGGAATAATGATATGCCTATGATTACAGAGTTTGGTGGAAGATTGGGACTTCCAAGTGCCTGCCTTAAGATACTCATAACAACCACTATCCTTGTAAAGGATGTAAAGCTCACAAGTATAGAAGGAAGGAGTGATAGCGCTCCTACCAGAAAAAATACCTCTATTGCTGGATCAGTTATCTTCATTGAGCCTTTTCCTCATGGCAGATGTTAGAGACCGGAGATCAGAAGTCCGGAACTTGAATTCATCCTGAACAGAGAAAGCATCCTTATTCCTTACCTCTGATCTCAGATCATTTACTGCTGATTTATGATTTCTGACCTCTGTATCCGGCATTTTCTTCAGAATCCTCATATCATTTGGTGTGATACCTATAAAGAGGATCTCTTCTCCAATCTTCATTACTGCTACAGCAACACCTCTCTTTGGATCCAGAACCCTGTAGGCAATTATATTTATAAGACTTCTTTCTGTCTGCCTTCTCCTGAGTGTAAAACCATAAAAAATAAGTAGAAGCCCTAAAACAGCACCAAAGGCAAAAACCATCTGAATATAAGAATCCATCATCTTAACTGTTTAATCCTGTCCTGGGGACTTATGACCTCTGTAAGCCTTATGCCGAATTTTTCATTAACAACCACAACCTCACCTCTTGCCACAAGCCTGTTATTCACAAGTATCTCAAGGGGCTCTCCAGCAAGCTTGTCGAGCTCAAGTATAGAACCCTGCCCGAGCTGTAGAAGATCTCTTATAAGCATCCTTGCCCTTCCGAGCTCAACAGTAACCTCAAGAGGTATGTCAAGAAGAAAATCCAGATCCCGGTGCGAAACCTTTGATTCTGTAATTGTTTTTTCTGCCATCTTTCCTCCTCTTTAACATAAAGCAGTTATCTTTACAGCCTGATTTCCCCTGCTGTTACCAGGAACGCCTTTAAATTTCCTGATACCTTCAATCCTTAATAGTAGTTCATCATTTACACCCACACCAAGAGCTATTACATCTCCTGGCTTGAGGTTAAGGATTTCTCCAAAGGTAAATTCCAGTCTTGCAAGTTCTGCAATCACCTCAATTTCTGAATCAAGGATTGCTTCCCTCAAAACACTTATCCACTCATCATCCTTTATCTCTGGACTCTTTTTCACGAGCTGCTCAGAAAAGG
Proteins encoded in this window:
- a CDS encoding flagellar biosynthetic protein FliR, which gives rise to MEIRTEEIIDFLLIFVRAGIAMTLLPVFGSRNVPATFRIAFIISFSFLLTPVMDIKISQGDIPLLMISEFLAGMVLGIIARTVFLVAEIAGQVISNTVGLSMATIFDPEAGHSTEISRLFWILSLFIFFTSGIYRDIIYIFVKSYEIVPPGRLYSGDIVKELIPYGGTIITTALKMASGVVVVMFAVNIVMGFISRAVPQMNVFFVAYPFYIGLGLFVMLVSLPAYIYFYNTSFDAMKEELMKSLYLMRR
- the fliQ gene encoding flagellar biosynthesis protein FliQ yields the protein MTVELVRDIAGEVLKTLLMVSGPVLMVSLIVGLLVSLFQAVTQIQEFTLVFVPKIVAVFICIFLLIPWMARILISFTVSLMDKIPLMVK
- the fliP gene encoding flagellar type III secretion system pore protein FliP (The bacterial flagellar biogenesis protein FliP forms a type III secretion system (T3SS)-type pore required for flagellar assembly.) yields the protein MKITDPAIEVFFLVGALSLLPSILVSFTSFTRIVVVMSILRQALGSPNLPPNSVIIGISLFLTFYIMGPTLDSVTRNALMPYIKKEISIDQALKKAEPDIKAFMLRQTREKDLALFVKLSKQEIPSRPEELSLRIVVPAFVISELSTAFKIGFLIYLPFLVIDMVVSSILLSMGMMMLPPVLVSMPFKLLLFVMVDGWNLIAGSLVRSFQ
- a CDS encoding flagellar biosynthetic protein FliO — encoded protein: MMDSYIQMVFAFGAVLGLLLIFYGFTLRRRQTERSLINIIAYRVLDPKRGVAVAVMKIGEEILFIGITPNDMRILKKMPDTEVRNHKSAVNDLRSEVRNKDAFSVQDEFKFRTSDLRSLTSAMRKRLNEDN
- the fliN gene encoding flagellar motor switch protein FliN produces the protein MAEKTITESKVSHRDLDFLLDIPLEVTVELGRARMLIRDLLQLGQGSILELDKLAGEPLEILVNNRLVARGEVVVVNEKFGIRLTEVISPQDRIKQLR